Proteins encoded by one window of Anguilla rostrata isolate EN2019 chromosome 9, ASM1855537v3, whole genome shotgun sequence:
- the gemin5 gene encoding gem-associated protein 5 isoform X3: MHERLLPASPNWYCSRSSDTNRNGIFGFGAKNTVYLIDVTGSSPAVVGELNGHRERVSGFAFCPHPGQDNLCATTSDDGTVRIWDVNEKVVLKEHRSHQGTISALHWSPVEKDLVVSGDEKGIVACYWYNRDDTQTFFPEPRNIFCLSCSPHNGNHIAVGYKDGMIVVIDISRKNEVIHRLRGHDDEIHALAWCPQPKEEPLFCRTEETPEVTNGVTEEQDKGCYLASGSKDQTVRIWSTARGKGVMTLKLPFLKRRGTGVDPTVKERLWLTVHWPRGRPTQVLSSCFGGELILWDLTKAGKPKWSLLGSSSDGQNHSRIVFNMSSVCLGEGRELLVSTSMDREIKCWDLSSLECCWTLPTLGGFVYTLSFSPVGTGCLALGVGDSMIRVWSTLSVQNRYETRTFWQGIKSKVTALSWHPTKEGSLAFGTDDGKVGIYEAYSNKPPQVSSTYHRKTVYTLAWGPPVPPMSFGGGDKPSISLYSCAGEGVIFQHDPWKLAGEATDIDKVIRDTNNIKHKLSPHTDFSWKPDGKVLAIGNEDGSIEVYQAPDLRLLCTIQQHHKIINVLRWHHPHASRPELGHLLASGSSNAVVYVHNLRSVVESPPESPVQITEAFRSLVGHTAKITCLAWSPHHDGRLVTVGYDGTAQVWDVLSEEALCNYRGHRGRLLSVQWSPVDPDVVWTGGDDFTVQEWSVPKQEHTKPPRGKKGVELEKKRAQQQKAYAKKKKKEKAAVKGGARGAEDKPLNGEERGGEREGNHARPGEGVSDEDEEERVSTPSPTVWSREAGRPTDRTAADKVQNGGKPFGNEGKKETREEKRREKPEILGKKKKARSILPLSTSMDHRSKEDQQQDCLTLAAVRYSEGPSQCVPGAGDHIQLGLFTDREALYRMFQEEGQSHTDGGHYDSAVYLLLWKGDITGALKMATEKGELSDHLVSIAPMAGYSVWLRTVEAFVKQLCFQEQFLKAASHLLSVNKVYEAVELLKSQQLYREAIALAKARLQPEDPALKDLYTTWAAVLEKDGHYSTAAKCYLAADSAFDAAKVIAKKGDVISLKTAAKLAAVAGENELSHSLALRCARELTAAEDWLGAQEVLRTQESLLGHRVMLCTNELLVMRLPESCVTKRSCSSNHSWSEPRGEDFLSAVKSVWQTETGVSTDDLDRVRSIRQQLKAMDTPPAAPNISTNQLLYQVSLDITMGLLSCTLGEWGAGLEELLGGVARCSGVGHFRLLSEICSLLFPEGADSIARYRERLEPLDEAGLAAVRGLEAWVSYVRLYQLWWSGAADGGGGGQAAGSGAGDALQSDDVTETQNPSAGREPDAQDVMETQNPSAGREPDAQDVMETQNPSDSQVITETQNPSDSQVAAETAAVLGGFCRALLSDAHAALQATQSAVAQIQQQIASLVQLHRLTQTSAGPAEGQTDTDSTTDPDHRDANGSLPSLIALVSERHKELAEIPEHIKKYSFPDVLECCLVLLHMDRSCTRVSKHLKEEALRLLQKHGPPSIHRKACQRFLN; the protein is encoded by the exons ACTGGTCTCCGGTGGAGAAAGACCTGGTTGTATCGGGCGATGAGAAGGGAATCGTGGCTTGCTACTGGTACAACCGGGACGACACGCAGACCTTCTTTCCTGAGCCAAGAAACATCTTCTGCCTGTCCTGCTCCCCTCATAATGGAAACCACATCGCTGTAGG GTACAAAGATGGGATGATCGTGGTGATCGACATCAGCAGGAAGAACGAGGTGATCCATCGTCTGCGGGGGCATGACGACGAGATCCACGCCCTGGCATGGTGCCCGCAGCCCAAAGAGGAGCCCCTGTTCTGCCGAACAGAGGAGACCCCAG AGGTGACCAATGGAGTGACAGAGGAACAGGATAAAGGCTGTTACCTCGCCTCGGGAAGCAAGGACCAGACGGTGCGAATATGGAGCACAGCCAGAGGCAaag GTGTGATGACCCTGAAGCTGCCCTTCCTGAAGAGAAGAGGGACGGGGGTGGACCCCACTGTGAAGGAGAGGCTCTGGCTGACTGTGCACTGGCCCCGGGGGCGGCCTACGCAGGTCCTGTCCAGCTGCTTCGG GGGCGAGCTGATTCTGTGGGACCTCACCAAAGCGGGGAAGCCGAAGTGGAGCCTGCTGGGCTCCTCCTCGGACGGGCAGAACCACAGCCGGATCGTCTTCAACATGAGCTCGGTGTGCCTGGGCGAGGGCCGCGAGCTGCTCGTCAGCACGTCCATGGACCGGGAG atTAAGTGCTGGGACCTGTCCTCCTTGGAGTGCTGCTGGACCCTGCCCACCCTGGGGGGGTTTGTGTACACCCTGTCCTTCTCCCCCGTGGGGACGGGGTGCCTGGCCCTGGGGGTCGGGGACAGCATGATCCGAGTCTGGAGCACCCTGTCCGTCCAAAACCGCTACGAGACCAGAACCTTCTGGCAGGGCATCAAGTCCAAAGTCACTGCG TTGTCCTGGCACCCAACAAAAGAAGGGTCCTTGGCATTCGGGACAGATGACGGCAAAGTTGGGATCTATGAAGCCTACTCCAATAA GCCTCCTCAGGTATCAAGCACTTATCACCGAAAGACGGTCTACACCTTGGCCTGGGGCCCCCCGGTCCCCCCCATGTCTTTTG GGGGAGGAGACAAGCCCTCAATAAGCCTGTACAGctgtgctggggagggggtCATTTTTCAGCACGACCCCTGGAAGCTGGCGGGGGAGGCCACAGACATCGACAAGGTCATCCGAGACACCAACAACATTAAG CACAAGCTGTCACCTCACACAGATTTCTCCTGGAAACCAGATGGTAAAGTGCTAGCCATCGGGAATGAAGATGG GTCTATAGAGGTGTACCAGGCCCCAGACCTGCGGCTGCTCTGCACCATCCAGCAGCACCACAAGATCATCAACGTCCTGCGCTGGCACCACCCGCACGCCAGCCGGCCCGAGCTCGGCCACCTGCTGGCCTCCGGGTCCAGCAACGCCGTCGTCTACGTGCACAACCTCAGGAGCGTCGTAG AGTCCCCGCCGGAGAGTCCCGTTCAGATCACCGAAGCGTTCCGGAGCCTGGTGGGGCACACCGCCAAAATCACCTGCCTGGCCTGGAGCCCGCACCATGATGGACGTCTGGTCACCGTCGGCTACGACGGCACCGCCCAG GTGTGGGACGTCCTGTCGGAGGAGGCCCTGTGTAACTACAGGGGGCACAGGGGGCGCCTGCTCAGTGTGCAGTGGTCTCCGGTCGACCCCGACGTGGTCTGGACGGGGGGGGACGACTTCACCGTGCAGGAGTGGTCCGTGCCCAAGCAGGAGCACACCAAACCCCCCCGGG gaaagaAGGGCGTGGAGCTGGAGAAGAAAAGAGCGCAGCAGCAGAAAGCGTAcgccaagaagaagaagaaggagaaggccGCTGTgaagggcggggccaggggtgCGGAGGACAAGCCCCTGaacggagaggagaggggtggagagagggaggggaaccaCGCCAGGCCCGGAGAGGGCGTGTCCgacgaggatgaggaggagagagtcAGCACTCCTTCGCCCACAG TTTGGTCAAGAGAAGCAGGTCGGCCGACGGACAGGACCGCGGCAGATAAAGTGCAAAATGGCGGGAAGCCCTTTGGAaatgaaggaaagaaagagacgAGAgaagagaaacggagagagaaacCAG AAATTCtcgggaagaagaagaaagctcGATCCATCCTTCCACTCAGTACCTCCATGGATCATCGATCCAAGGAGGACCAGCAGCAGGACTGCCTCACCCTGGCTGCAGTCAGGTACTCTGAGG gacCGAGTCAGTGTGTACCCGGGGCCGGAGACCACATCCAGCTGGGGCTGTTCACGGACAGGGAAGCGCTCTACAGGATGTTCCAGGAAGAGG GACAGAGCCACACGGATGGAGGGCACTATGACTCGGCTGTGTACCTGTTGCTATGGAAAGGTGACATCACAGGCGCTCTGAAAATGGCCACTGAGAAGGGGGAGCTGAGCGACCACCTGGTCTCTATTGCACCAATGG CGGGGTACAGCGTGTGGCTGAGGACGGTGGAGGCCTTCGTCAAACAGCTCTGCTTTCAGGAGCAGTTCCTCAAAGCCGCGTCCCACCTGCTGTCCGTCAACAAAGTCTACGAGGCCGTCGAGCTTCTCAAGTCCCAGCAGCTCTACAG GGAGGCCATAGCGCTGGCCAAAGCCAGACTCCAGCCGGAAGACCCCGCCCTCAAGGACCTGTACACCACCTGGGCCGCCGTGCTGGAGAAGGACGGGCATTACTCCACCGCTGCCAAATG TTACCTGGCTGCAGACTCTGCCTTCGACGCCGCCAAGGTCATCGCCAAGAAAGGCGACGTGATTTCGCTGAAGACCGCCGCCAAGCTGGCCGCCGTGGCGGGAGAGAACGAGCTCTCGCACTCGCTGGCGCTGAGATGCGCCAGGGAGCTGACGGCGGCCGAGGATTGGCTGGGGGCTCAGGAGGTGCTGCGGACGCAGGAGAGCCTACTG GGCCATCGAGTGATGCTGTGCACTAACGAGCTGCTCGTTATGAGGCTGCCGGAGTCCTGCGTAACCAAGCGCAGCTGCTCGTCCAATCACAGCTGGTCCGAGCCGCGCGGGGAGGACTTCCTGTCCGCGGTGAAGAGCGTGTGGCAGACTGAGACGGGCGTCTCCACTGACGACCTGGACAGAGTCCGTTCGATTCGCCAGCAGCTGAAAGCGATGGACACGCCCCCTGCGGCTCCCAACATCTCCACCAATCAG CTGCTGTACCAGGTGTCGCTGGACATTACGATgggcctgttgagctgcactcTGGGAgaatggggggcggggttagaggAGCTGCTAGGGGGCGTGGCTCGCTGCAGTGGGGTGGGGCACTTTCGCCTGCTCTCAGAGATCTGCAGTCTGCTGTTTCCTGAAG GTGCTGACTCCATCGCACGGTACAGGGAGAGGCTGGAGCCCCTGGATGAGGCCGGCCTGGCCGCTGTCAGAGGCCTGGAGGCCTGGGTGTCCTACGTGCGGCTGTACCAGCTGTGGTGGAGCGGCGCTGCCGATGGCGGAGGTGGCGGTCAGGCAGCGGGAAGCGGTGCCGGCGACGCGCTCCAGTCAGACGACGTCACGGAGACCCAGAATCCCTCAGCCGGCCGTGAGCCAGATGCGCAGGATGTCATGGAGACCCAGAATCCCTCAGCCGGCCGTGAGCCAGATGCGCAGGATGTCATGGAGACCCAGAATCCTTCAGACTCGCAG GTCATCACGGAGACCCAGAATCCCTCGGACTCGCAGGTCGCCGCGGAAACGGCGGCGGTTCTGGGCGGGTTCTGCCGGGCCCTGCTGTCCGACGCGCACGCTGCCCTCCAGGCCACACAGAGCGCTGTGGCGCAGATCCAGCAGCAGATAGCCAGCCTGGTGCAGCtgcacagactgacacagaccTCCGCAGGCCCAGCGGAGGGACAGACGGACACGGACAGCACCACGGATCCTGACCACAG GGATGCAAACGGCTCCCTGCCCTCCCTGATTGCCCTGGTGTCTGAACGCCACAAGGAACTGGCCGAAATTCCTGAACACATAAAG AAATACTCTTTCCCGGACGTCCTGGAGTGTTGTCTCGTCCTCCTGCACATGGACAGGAGCTGTACTCGCGTTTCGAAGCACCTGAAGGAGGAAGCCTTGCGTCTGCTGCAGAAACACGGGCCCCCGAGCATCCATCGCAAAGCCTGTCAGAGATTCCTTAATTAA
- the gemin5 gene encoding gem-associated protein 5 isoform X4, producing the protein MHERLLPASPNWYCSRSSDTNRNGIFGFGAKNTVYLIDVTGSSPAVVGELNGHRERVSGFAFCPHPGQDNLCATTSDDGTVRIWDVNEKVVLKEHRSHQGTISALHWSPVEKDLVVSGDEKGIVACYWYNRDDTQTFFPEPRNIFCLSCSPHNGNHIAVGYKDGMIVVIDISRKNEVIHRLRGHDDEIHALAWCPQPKEEPLFCRTEETPEVTNGVTEEQDKGCYLASGSKDQTVRIWSTARGKGVMTLKLPFLKRRGTGVDPTVKERLWLTVHWPRGRPTQVLSSCFGGELILWDLTKAGKPKWSLLGSSSDGQNHSRIVFNMSSVCLGEGRELLVSTSMDREIKCWDLSSLECCWTLPTLGGFVYTLSFSPVGTGCLALGVGDSMIRVWSTLSVQNRYETRTFWQGIKSKVTALSWHPTKEGSLAFGTDDGKVGIYEAYSNKPPQVSSTYHRKTVYTLAWGPPVPPMSFGGGDKPSISLYSCAGEGVIFQHDPWKLAGEATDIDKVIRDTNNIKHKLSPHTDFSWKPDGKVLAIGNEDGSIEVYQAPDLRLLCTIQQHHKIINVLRWHHPHASRPELGHLLASGSSNAVVYVHNLRSVVESPPESPVQITEAFRSLVGHTAKITCLAWSPHHDGRLVTVGYDGTAQVWDVLSEEALCNYRGHRGRLLSVQWSPVDPDVVWTGGDDFTVQEWSVPKQEHTKPPRGKKGVELEKKRAQQQKAYAKKKKKEKAAVKGGARGAEDKPLNGEERGGEREGNHARPGEGVSDEDEEERVSTPSPTVWSREAGRPTDRTAADKVQNGGKPFGNEGKKETREEKRREKPEILGKKKKARSILPLSTSMDHRSKEDQQQDCLTLAAVRYSEGPSQCVPGAGDHIQLGLFTDREALYRMFQEEGQSHTDGGHYDSAVYLLLWKGDITGALKMATEKGELSDHLVSIAPMAGYSVWLRTVEAFVKQLCFQEQFLKAASHLLSVNKVYEAVELLKSQQLYREAIALAKARLQPEDPALKDLYTTWAAVLEKDGHYSTAAKCYLAADSAFDAAKVIAKKGDVISLKTAAKLAAVAGENELSHSLALRCARELTAAEDWLGAQEVLRTQESLLGHRVMLCTNELLVMRLPESCVTKRSCSSNHSWSEPRGEDFLSAVKSVWQTETGVSTDDLDRVRSIRQQLKAMDTPPAAPNISTNQLLYQVSLDITMGLLSCTLGEWGAGLEELLGGVARCSGVGHFRLLSEICSLLFPEGADSIARYRERLEPLDEAGLAAVRGLEAWVSYVRLYQLWWSGAADGGGGGQAAGSGAGDALQSDDVTETQNPSAGREPDAQDVMETQNPSDSQVITETQNPSDSQVAAETAAVLGGFCRALLSDAHAALQATQSAVAQIQQQIASLVQLHRLTQTSAGPAEGQTDTDSTTDPDHRDANGSLPSLIALVSERHKELAEIPEHIKKYSFPDVLECCLVLLHMDRSCTRVSKHLKEEALRLLQKHGPPSIHRKACQRFLN; encoded by the exons ACTGGTCTCCGGTGGAGAAAGACCTGGTTGTATCGGGCGATGAGAAGGGAATCGTGGCTTGCTACTGGTACAACCGGGACGACACGCAGACCTTCTTTCCTGAGCCAAGAAACATCTTCTGCCTGTCCTGCTCCCCTCATAATGGAAACCACATCGCTGTAGG GTACAAAGATGGGATGATCGTGGTGATCGACATCAGCAGGAAGAACGAGGTGATCCATCGTCTGCGGGGGCATGACGACGAGATCCACGCCCTGGCATGGTGCCCGCAGCCCAAAGAGGAGCCCCTGTTCTGCCGAACAGAGGAGACCCCAG AGGTGACCAATGGAGTGACAGAGGAACAGGATAAAGGCTGTTACCTCGCCTCGGGAAGCAAGGACCAGACGGTGCGAATATGGAGCACAGCCAGAGGCAaag GTGTGATGACCCTGAAGCTGCCCTTCCTGAAGAGAAGAGGGACGGGGGTGGACCCCACTGTGAAGGAGAGGCTCTGGCTGACTGTGCACTGGCCCCGGGGGCGGCCTACGCAGGTCCTGTCCAGCTGCTTCGG GGGCGAGCTGATTCTGTGGGACCTCACCAAAGCGGGGAAGCCGAAGTGGAGCCTGCTGGGCTCCTCCTCGGACGGGCAGAACCACAGCCGGATCGTCTTCAACATGAGCTCGGTGTGCCTGGGCGAGGGCCGCGAGCTGCTCGTCAGCACGTCCATGGACCGGGAG atTAAGTGCTGGGACCTGTCCTCCTTGGAGTGCTGCTGGACCCTGCCCACCCTGGGGGGGTTTGTGTACACCCTGTCCTTCTCCCCCGTGGGGACGGGGTGCCTGGCCCTGGGGGTCGGGGACAGCATGATCCGAGTCTGGAGCACCCTGTCCGTCCAAAACCGCTACGAGACCAGAACCTTCTGGCAGGGCATCAAGTCCAAAGTCACTGCG TTGTCCTGGCACCCAACAAAAGAAGGGTCCTTGGCATTCGGGACAGATGACGGCAAAGTTGGGATCTATGAAGCCTACTCCAATAA GCCTCCTCAGGTATCAAGCACTTATCACCGAAAGACGGTCTACACCTTGGCCTGGGGCCCCCCGGTCCCCCCCATGTCTTTTG GGGGAGGAGACAAGCCCTCAATAAGCCTGTACAGctgtgctggggagggggtCATTTTTCAGCACGACCCCTGGAAGCTGGCGGGGGAGGCCACAGACATCGACAAGGTCATCCGAGACACCAACAACATTAAG CACAAGCTGTCACCTCACACAGATTTCTCCTGGAAACCAGATGGTAAAGTGCTAGCCATCGGGAATGAAGATGG GTCTATAGAGGTGTACCAGGCCCCAGACCTGCGGCTGCTCTGCACCATCCAGCAGCACCACAAGATCATCAACGTCCTGCGCTGGCACCACCCGCACGCCAGCCGGCCCGAGCTCGGCCACCTGCTGGCCTCCGGGTCCAGCAACGCCGTCGTCTACGTGCACAACCTCAGGAGCGTCGTAG AGTCCCCGCCGGAGAGTCCCGTTCAGATCACCGAAGCGTTCCGGAGCCTGGTGGGGCACACCGCCAAAATCACCTGCCTGGCCTGGAGCCCGCACCATGATGGACGTCTGGTCACCGTCGGCTACGACGGCACCGCCCAG GTGTGGGACGTCCTGTCGGAGGAGGCCCTGTGTAACTACAGGGGGCACAGGGGGCGCCTGCTCAGTGTGCAGTGGTCTCCGGTCGACCCCGACGTGGTCTGGACGGGGGGGGACGACTTCACCGTGCAGGAGTGGTCCGTGCCCAAGCAGGAGCACACCAAACCCCCCCGGG gaaagaAGGGCGTGGAGCTGGAGAAGAAAAGAGCGCAGCAGCAGAAAGCGTAcgccaagaagaagaagaaggagaaggccGCTGTgaagggcggggccaggggtgCGGAGGACAAGCCCCTGaacggagaggagaggggtggagagagggaggggaaccaCGCCAGGCCCGGAGAGGGCGTGTCCgacgaggatgaggaggagagagtcAGCACTCCTTCGCCCACAG TTTGGTCAAGAGAAGCAGGTCGGCCGACGGACAGGACCGCGGCAGATAAAGTGCAAAATGGCGGGAAGCCCTTTGGAaatgaaggaaagaaagagacgAGAgaagagaaacggagagagaaacCAG AAATTCtcgggaagaagaagaaagctcGATCCATCCTTCCACTCAGTACCTCCATGGATCATCGATCCAAGGAGGACCAGCAGCAGGACTGCCTCACCCTGGCTGCAGTCAGGTACTCTGAGG gacCGAGTCAGTGTGTACCCGGGGCCGGAGACCACATCCAGCTGGGGCTGTTCACGGACAGGGAAGCGCTCTACAGGATGTTCCAGGAAGAGG GACAGAGCCACACGGATGGAGGGCACTATGACTCGGCTGTGTACCTGTTGCTATGGAAAGGTGACATCACAGGCGCTCTGAAAATGGCCACTGAGAAGGGGGAGCTGAGCGACCACCTGGTCTCTATTGCACCAATGG CGGGGTACAGCGTGTGGCTGAGGACGGTGGAGGCCTTCGTCAAACAGCTCTGCTTTCAGGAGCAGTTCCTCAAAGCCGCGTCCCACCTGCTGTCCGTCAACAAAGTCTACGAGGCCGTCGAGCTTCTCAAGTCCCAGCAGCTCTACAG GGAGGCCATAGCGCTGGCCAAAGCCAGACTCCAGCCGGAAGACCCCGCCCTCAAGGACCTGTACACCACCTGGGCCGCCGTGCTGGAGAAGGACGGGCATTACTCCACCGCTGCCAAATG TTACCTGGCTGCAGACTCTGCCTTCGACGCCGCCAAGGTCATCGCCAAGAAAGGCGACGTGATTTCGCTGAAGACCGCCGCCAAGCTGGCCGCCGTGGCGGGAGAGAACGAGCTCTCGCACTCGCTGGCGCTGAGATGCGCCAGGGAGCTGACGGCGGCCGAGGATTGGCTGGGGGCTCAGGAGGTGCTGCGGACGCAGGAGAGCCTACTG GGCCATCGAGTGATGCTGTGCACTAACGAGCTGCTCGTTATGAGGCTGCCGGAGTCCTGCGTAACCAAGCGCAGCTGCTCGTCCAATCACAGCTGGTCCGAGCCGCGCGGGGAGGACTTCCTGTCCGCGGTGAAGAGCGTGTGGCAGACTGAGACGGGCGTCTCCACTGACGACCTGGACAGAGTCCGTTCGATTCGCCAGCAGCTGAAAGCGATGGACACGCCCCCTGCGGCTCCCAACATCTCCACCAATCAG CTGCTGTACCAGGTGTCGCTGGACATTACGATgggcctgttgagctgcactcTGGGAgaatggggggcggggttagaggAGCTGCTAGGGGGCGTGGCTCGCTGCAGTGGGGTGGGGCACTTTCGCCTGCTCTCAGAGATCTGCAGTCTGCTGTTTCCTGAAG GTGCTGACTCCATCGCACGGTACAGGGAGAGGCTGGAGCCCCTGGATGAGGCCGGCCTGGCCGCTGTCAGAGGCCTGGAGGCCTGGGTGTCCTACGTGCGGCTGTACCAGCTGTGGTGGAGCGGCGCTGCCGATGGCGGAGGTGGCGGTCAGGCAGCGGGAAGCGGTGCCGGCGACGCGCTCCAGTCAGACGACGTCAC GGAGACCCAGAATCCCTCAGCCGGCCGTGAGCCAGATGCGCAGGATGTCATGGAGACCCAGAATCCTTCAGACTCGCAG GTCATCACGGAGACCCAGAATCCCTCGGACTCGCAGGTCGCCGCGGAAACGGCGGCGGTTCTGGGCGGGTTCTGCCGGGCCCTGCTGTCCGACGCGCACGCTGCCCTCCAGGCCACACAGAGCGCTGTGGCGCAGATCCAGCAGCAGATAGCCAGCCTGGTGCAGCtgcacagactgacacagaccTCCGCAGGCCCAGCGGAGGGACAGACGGACACGGACAGCACCACGGATCCTGACCACAG GGATGCAAACGGCTCCCTGCCCTCCCTGATTGCCCTGGTGTCTGAACGCCACAAGGAACTGGCCGAAATTCCTGAACACATAAAG AAATACTCTTTCCCGGACGTCCTGGAGTGTTGTCTCGTCCTCCTGCACATGGACAGGAGCTGTACTCGCGTTTCGAAGCACCTGAAGGAGGAAGCCTTGCGTCTGCTGCAGAAACACGGGCCCCCGAGCATCCATCGCAAAGCCTGTCAGAGATTCCTTAATTAA